One genomic window of Medicago truncatula cultivar Jemalong A17 chromosome 1, MtrunA17r5.0-ANR, whole genome shotgun sequence includes the following:
- the LOC11417872 gene encoding uncharacterized protein: MASSFDRWEKDPFFSAAEEVQESADRMESTYRTWIHATKDTSSMWNPNELRRDLLTTLGTAKWQLEEFEREVRLSYSRNLGDDARTRHRDFITAIEEKIKKVEHALDETNPPGRKASQTWVILDEGEKDELALFLSGMPATESNNPRLYNKNSVASGVGEEKEEVSRGHRRAASASADIGFWKISVSDDPQQSSSSSGSSGPNPMHKVPSLSGFLSSVESISKLKWPRNGYRKLKTVDHHKETDSALIPMAELNRGNNACYERSKSSLDSSDECYDKHLYGWCGAIQRQLQRSQYQMQYSRPVRIIVSIVFLLCLIVLITLHTR, encoded by the exons ATGGCGTCAAGTTTTGATCGGTGGGAAAAAGATCCATTTTTTAGTGCTGCCGAAGAAGTTCAGGAATCTGCAGATAG GATGGAATCTACATATAGGACATGGATACATGCCACCAAAGATACTTCTAGCATGTGGAACCCTAATGAACTCCGAAGAGATTTACTTACTACCCTTGGCACTGCTAAATGGCAG TTAGAGGAATTTGAACGCGAGGTTAGGTTAAGTTATAGCAGAAACTTGGGTGATGATGCAAGAACTAGGCATCGAGATTTTATCACTGCTATTGAGGAGAAGATAAAAAAAGTTGAGCATGCGTTAGATGAAACGAACCCTCCGGGTAGAAAGGCATCTCAGACATGGGTGATTTTGGACGAAGGAGAAAAAGACGAGCTCGCTTTGTTTCTTTCGGGAATGCCGGCAACTGAAAGCAACAATCCAcgattatataataaaaattcagtTGCATCTGGTGTTGGGGAAGAAAAGGAGGAGGTATCACGTGGGCATCGTCGGGCAGCTAGTGCTAGTGCTGATATTGGTTTTTGGAAAATTTCAGTTTCTGATGATCCGCAGCAGTCTAGTTCCTCTAGCGGTTCTTCTGGTCCAAATCCAATGCATAAAGTGCCAAGTTTATCAGGATTTCTTAGTTCCGTGGAATCAATTTCGAAATTGAAGTGGCCGAGGAATGGTTATAGAAAactgaaaacagtggatcatcATAAAGAAACTGATAGTGCACTAATTCCAATGGCTGAATTGAATAGG ggAAACAATGCATGCTACGAAAGAAGTAAAAGTAGCCTCGATAGTTCTGATGAATGCTATGACAAGCATCTCTATGGATGGTGTGGTGCTATTCAGAGACAGCTTCAAAGATCTCAATACCAAATGCAATACAGTCGGCCTGTTCGAATAATCGTTTCGATTGTTTTTCTCCTTTGCTTGATTG TTTTAATTACACTTCACACGAGGTAG
- the LOC11419174 gene encoding LOW QUALITY PROTEIN: 3-oxo-Delta(4,5)-steroid 5-beta-reductase (The sequence of the model RefSeq protein was modified relative to this genomic sequence to represent the inferred CDS: deleted 1 base in 1 codon): MNWWLAKATGTGKITEFKESPRSFQNVALIIGVTGIVGNSLAEILPLDDTPGGPWKVYGVARRPQPTWNTDNYVDYIQCDVSDQKDVELKLSPLTDVTHIFYVSWTSMPTEAQNCKVNGSMLRNVLRALIPNTLNLCHVSLQTGIKHYFGSFEIVGKIKPHESPFTEDVPRLVTPNFYHTQEDILLEEVGKKKGMTWFINRPQVIFGFSPYSMMNLIGTLCVYAAICKHEGLPLRFPGSKGAWECYSTASDANLISEQHIWGAVDPNAKNEAFNCSNGDVFRWKHLWKVLAERFEIDDYGFEEGSELRLSDLMKDKGGVWEEIVRENELLYTKLEEVGDWWFADFMFRVEGVLDSMNKSKEHGFLGFRNSKNVFISWIDKTKVYKIVP, from the exons atgaactGGTGGTTAGCTAAAGCAACTGGCACTGGCAAA ATTACAGAATTCAAGGAATCACCACGAAGCTTCCAAAATGTAGCATTAATTATAGGCGTGACGGGAATTGTGGGAAATAGCCTAGCAGAGATTTTACCTCTCGACGACACACCAGGTGGTCCATGGAAGGTTTATGGCGTGGCTCGCCGTCCACAACCA ACGTGGAACACTGATAATTATGTTGACTACATTCAATGCGATGTCTCTGATCAAAAAGACGTTGAATTGAAGCTCTCTCCCTTAACTGATGTGACACATATTTTCTATGTCTCGTGGACCAGCATGCCCACAGAGGCTCAAAACTGCAAAGTTAACGGTTCAATGTTAAGGAACGTCCTTCGAGCCCTCATCCCAAATACTCTGAATCTTTGTCATGTGTCCCTTCAAACGGGAATCAAGCACTACTTTGGATCCTTTGAAATAGTCGGTAAGATCAAGCCCCATGAGTCCCCTTTCACGGAGGATGTGCCACGCCTTGTCACACCCAATTTCTATCACACACAAGAGGATATCTTGCTAGAAGAG GTGGGTAAGAAAAAAGGAATGACATGGTTCATTAATCGACCACAAGTTATCTTTGGATTTTCACCTTACAGCATGATGAACCTCATTGGCACGCTTTGTGTTTACGCTGCAATTTGCAAGCATGAGGGTCTTCCATTAAGGTTTCCTGGCTCAAAAGGTGCATGGGAATGTTATTCAACAGCTTCAGATGCTAATTTAATATCCGAACAACATATTTGGGGTGCAGTGGATCCTAATGCAAAGAATGAAGCATTCAACTGCAGCAATGGCGATGTTTTCAGGTGGAAACATTTGTGGAAGGTGTTAGCAGAACGGTTTGAGATCGATGATTATGGATTTGAGGAGGGGTCGGAGTTGAGGTTATCGGATTTGATGAAGGATAAGGGTGGTGTGTGGGAAGAGATTGTGAGGGAGAATGAATTGTTGTACACCAAGCTTGAAGAAGTTGGAGATTGGTGGTTTGCAGATTTTATGTTTAGAGTGGAGGGTGTGTTGGATAGTATGAACAAGTCTAAGGAACATGGATTCTTGGGATTTAGGAATTCTAAGAATGTGTTCATTAGTTGGATTGACAAAACTAAAGTGTACAAGATTGTGCCATGA
- the LOC11422455 gene encoding 3-oxo-Delta(4,5)-steroid 5-beta-reductase isoform X2 — translation MALWHSLSQAIQLLIACHLYYTNIMIQHHIIFEKKKKMNWWLAKASGTGKITEFKEAPGSFQNVALIIGVTGIVGNSLAEILPLDDTPGGPWKVYGVARRPQPTWNADNMPTEAQNCEVNGSMLRNVLRALIPNTLNLCHVSLQTGTKHYLGSFETIGKIKAHESPFTEDVPRLVTPNFYYTQEDILLEEVGKKKGTTWFINRPHPIFGFSPYSMMNVIGTLCVYAAICKHEGLPLRFPGSKGAWECYSTASDANLIAEQHIWGAADPNAKNEAFNCSNGDVFKWKHLWKVLAERFEIDDYGFEEGSELRLSDLMKDKGGVWEEIVRENELLYTKLEEVGDWWFADFSLRLEGVLDSMNKAKEHGFIGFRNSKNSFISWIDKTKAYKIVP, via the exons ATGGCCTTATGGCACTCACTGTCTCAAGCAATACAGCTTTTAATAGCATGTCACCTATACTACACAAACATCATGATTCAACATCACATtatctttgaaaagaaaaaaaaaatgaactggTGGTTAGCTAAAGCATCTGGCACTGGCAAA ATTACAGAATTCAAGGAAGCACCAGGAAGCTTCCAAAATGTAGCATTGATTATAGGCGTGACGGGAATTGTGGGAAATAGCCTAGCAGAGATTCTACCTCTCGACGACACACCAGGTGGTCCATGGAAGGTTTATGGTGTGGCTCGCCGTCCACAACCAACGTGGAACGCTGATAA CATGCCTACAGAGGCTCAAAACTGCGAAGTTAACGGTTCAATGTTAAGGAACGTCCTTCGAGCCCTCATCCCAAATACTCTCAATCTTTGCCATGTGTCCCTTCAAACAGGAACTAAGCACTACCTAGGATCCTTCGAAACGATCGGTAAGATCAAGGCCCATGAGTCCCCCTTCACGGAGGATGTGCCACGCCTTGTCACACCCAATTTCTATTACACACAGGAGGATATCTTGTTAGAAGAG GTGGGTAAGAAAAAAGGAACGACATGGTTCATTAATCGACCACACCCCATCTTTGGATTTTCACCTTATAGCATGATGAACGTCATTGGCACGCTTTGTGTTTACGCCGCAATTTGCAAGCATGAGGGTCTTCCTTTAAGGTTTCCTGGCTCAAAAGGTGCATGGGAGTGTTATTCTACTGCTTCAGATGCTAATTTAATAGCCGAACAACATATTTGGGGTGCAGCGGATCCTAACGCAAAGAATGAAGCATTCAATTGCAGTAATGGTGATGTTTTCAAGTGGAAACATTTGTGGAAGGTGTTAGCAGAACGGTTTGAGATCGATGATTATGGATTTGAGGAGGGGTCGGAGTTGAGGTTATCGGATTTGATGAAGGATAAGGGTGGTGTGTGGGAAGAGATTGTGAGGGAGAATGAATTGTTGTACACCAAGCTTGAAGAAGTTGGAGATTGGTGGTTTGCAGATTTTAGTTTGAGACTGGAGGGTGTGTTGGATTCTATGAACAAAGCTAAGGAACATGGATTCATAGGATTTAGGAATTCTAAGAATTCATTCATTAGTTGGATTGACAAGACAAAAGCTTACAAGATTGTGCCATGA
- the LOC11422455 gene encoding 3-oxo-Delta(4,5)-steroid 5-beta-reductase isoform X1, translated as MALWHSLSQAIQLLIACHLYYTNIMIQHHIIFEKKKKMNWWLAKASGTGKITEFKEAPGSFQNVALIIGVTGIVGNSLAEILPLDDTPGGPWKVYGVARRPQPTWNADKYVHYIQCDVSDQKDVELKLSPLTDVTHIFYVSWTSMPTEAQNCEVNGSMLRNVLRALIPNTLNLCHVSLQTGTKHYLGSFETIGKIKAHESPFTEDVPRLVTPNFYYTQEDILLEEVGKKKGTTWFINRPHPIFGFSPYSMMNVIGTLCVYAAICKHEGLPLRFPGSKGAWECYSTASDANLIAEQHIWGAADPNAKNEAFNCSNGDVFKWKHLWKVLAERFEIDDYGFEEGSELRLSDLMKDKGGVWEEIVRENELLYTKLEEVGDWWFADFSLRLEGVLDSMNKAKEHGFIGFRNSKNSFISWIDKTKAYKIVP; from the exons ATGGCCTTATGGCACTCACTGTCTCAAGCAATACAGCTTTTAATAGCATGTCACCTATACTACACAAACATCATGATTCAACATCACATtatctttgaaaagaaaaaaaaaatgaactggTGGTTAGCTAAAGCATCTGGCACTGGCAAA ATTACAGAATTCAAGGAAGCACCAGGAAGCTTCCAAAATGTAGCATTGATTATAGGCGTGACGGGAATTGTGGGAAATAGCCTAGCAGAGATTCTACCTCTCGACGACACACCAGGTGGTCCATGGAAGGTTTATGGTGTGGCTCGCCGTCCACAACCAACGTGGAACGCTGATAAGTATGTTCACTACATTCAATGCGATGTCTCTGACCAAAAAGACGTCGAATTGAAGCTCTCTCCCTTAACTGATGTGACACATATTTTCTATGTCTCGTGGACCAGCATGCCTACAGAGGCTCAAAACTGCGAAGTTAACGGTTCAATGTTAAGGAACGTCCTTCGAGCCCTCATCCCAAATACTCTCAATCTTTGCCATGTGTCCCTTCAAACAGGAACTAAGCACTACCTAGGATCCTTCGAAACGATCGGTAAGATCAAGGCCCATGAGTCCCCCTTCACGGAGGATGTGCCACGCCTTGTCACACCCAATTTCTATTACACACAGGAGGATATCTTGTTAGAAGAG GTGGGTAAGAAAAAAGGAACGACATGGTTCATTAATCGACCACACCCCATCTTTGGATTTTCACCTTATAGCATGATGAACGTCATTGGCACGCTTTGTGTTTACGCCGCAATTTGCAAGCATGAGGGTCTTCCTTTAAGGTTTCCTGGCTCAAAAGGTGCATGGGAGTGTTATTCTACTGCTTCAGATGCTAATTTAATAGCCGAACAACATATTTGGGGTGCAGCGGATCCTAACGCAAAGAATGAAGCATTCAATTGCAGTAATGGTGATGTTTTCAAGTGGAAACATTTGTGGAAGGTGTTAGCAGAACGGTTTGAGATCGATGATTATGGATTTGAGGAGGGGTCGGAGTTGAGGTTATCGGATTTGATGAAGGATAAGGGTGGTGTGTGGGAAGAGATTGTGAGGGAGAATGAATTGTTGTACACCAAGCTTGAAGAAGTTGGAGATTGGTGGTTTGCAGATTTTAGTTTGAGACTGGAGGGTGTGTTGGATTCTATGAACAAAGCTAAGGAACATGGATTCATAGGATTTAGGAATTCTAAGAATTCATTCATTAGTTGGATTGACAAGACAAAAGCTTACAAGATTGTGCCATGA